One Anoplopoma fimbria isolate UVic2021 breed Golden Eagle Sablefish chromosome 21, Afim_UVic_2022, whole genome shotgun sequence DNA segment encodes these proteins:
- the nphp3 gene encoding nephrocystin-3 isoform X2, which translates to MGTASSLVSPGEVIEDGYGGEGGEACEIPVEVKPKARLLRSSFRRGPRVIGASFKSTGSVDLEYAAEYERLRKEYEIFRVSKNNEISSMQKKEAKLDEENKRLRAELQALQKTYQKILREKESALEAKYQAMERAATFEHDRDKVKRQFKIFRETKEKEIQDLLRAKRDLEAKLQQLQAQGIQVYDLNDSDSDDNQTTVTAAGTQCEYWSGGVLGSEPSMGSMMQLQQTFRGPEFAHSLIDVEGPFANVSRDDWDAAVASLLQVSPHVPQALWSNTVRCYLIFTQETKAELDVFIKKHSPALRRMCEGLGHFYLNVCFPEENAASYDVERKQEIERSSVCVLLVKSTVTSSVVEDCDEAFVKNPDGHPLVLYLRTEEDHNLTGPTRQLLERVNAADKAAKLKVVDHSGSAEEGADLIYIQLEKVIKQELLGLEGADVDSMDFGIEEGREEDSGDVLWDLHDEQEQIESYQQACSSSTTSQLGFQKYIDRLNDMIAAPPPTPPLLVSGGPGSGKSLLLSKWIEQQQKQSPNTLFLYHFVGRPLSTSTEPVLIIKRLTVKLLQHFWSISGLSMEPSKILEEFPRWLERLSARHQGNIIIIIDSIDQIQQAEKHMKWLIDPLPVNVRVVVSVNVETCPQAWRLWPTLHLDPLSPREVRSIVNAECQSMDLKLTKDQEKKLERHCRSASTCNALYVTILARMIISISGCSLEKSLEQCLQCQDTMSLYRLALKMTLNSLNPDREQHIMREILCLVCASHNGVSESEVLDLFPELELPVLSSLLYRLNRLCIVTLCCGLIRFQHLQAWEAVRLEFLGGGSSSSAYRDKLIQYFSQQLGQDRVTWRVADELPWLLQQQEDRTKLQLSLLNLFVSQNLYKRGHFSELLAYWQYVGKDKSSMATEYFDSLKHYEKSCESEDSMTKLANLYETLGRFLKDLGLPSQAVAPLQRSLEIRETALDPDHPSVARSLHQLAGVYVQWKKYGNAEQLYKQALEISENAYGAEHASVARELESLAMLYQKQNKYEQAEKLRKRSVKIRQKTARQKGHMYGFTLLRRRALQLEELTLGKDSADSAKTLNELGVLYYLQNNLDAAKMFLTRSLEMRQRVLGPDHPDCAQSLNNLAALHTERREYEMSEDMYERALDIRKRALSPDHPSLAYTLKHLAMLYKRRGKLEKAVPLYELSLEIREKSFGPKHPSVATALVNLAVLYCQLKNHSDALPLYERALKVYEDSLGRSHPRVGETLKNLAVLSYEEGDFEKAAELYKRAMEIKEAEPSLVCGNAPSRHSSSGDTFSLRGPAALPHAPR; encoded by the exons ATGGGCACCGCCTCCTCTCTGGTCAGCCCAGGAGAGGTCATTGAGGATGGATATGGTGGTGAAGGAGGGGAAGCCTGTGAGATCCCAGTGGAGGTCAAGCCCAAAGCCAGACTCCTGCGCAGCTCCTTTCGCAGAGGACCTCGGGTGATTGGGGCCAGTTTCAAATCCACAGGTTCAGTGGATCTGGAGTATGCTGCCGAGTATGAAAGACTCCGGAAAGAGTATGAGATATTCCGCGTCAGCAAGAATAACGAGATCTCATCCATGCAAAAGAAGGAGGCGAAGCTGGATGAGGAGAACAAGAGGCTGAGAGCTGAGCTACAG GCTCTGCAGAAGACCTACCAGAAGATCCTTAGGGAAAAAGAGAGCGCTCTTGAGGCAAAATATCAAGCTATGGAGAGGGCTGCCACCTTTGAACATGACAGGGACAAAGTAAAACGACAGTTCAAG ATTTTCCgggagacaaaagaaaaggaaattcAGGATCTTCTGCGCGCCAAGAGGGACTTGGAGGCCAAACTGCAACAGTTGCAGGCTCAGGGCATCCAGGTCTATGACCTCAATGATTCTGACTCAGATGACAATCAAACCACGGTTACTG CTGCAGGGACACAGTGCGAGTACTGGTCTGGTGGTGTGCTGGGAAGTGAGCCCTCAATGGGAAGCATGATGCAATTGCAACAGACCTTTCGAGGACCGGAATTTGCCCACAGTTTGATAGATGTGGAAGGACCCTTTGCAAATGTGAGCAGAG atgACTGGGATGCTGCAGTGGCCAGTCTGCTTCAGGTCTCACCTCATGTTCCCCAGGCCTTGTGGAGTAACACAGTGCGCTGCTACCTAATCTTTACCCAGGAGACCAAAGCTGAGCTTGATGTCTTCATAAAG AAACACTCACCTGCGTTACGGAGAATGTGCGAAGGTCTAGGCCATTTCTACCTGAATGTCTGCTTCCCAGAGGAGAATGCTGCCTCGTACGATGTGGAGCGAAAGCAGGAGATTGAAAGGAGCTCCGTGTGTGTGCTTCTTGTCAAATCTACTGTCACTAG cTCTGTGGTGGAGGATTGTGATGAGGCTTTTGTGAAGAATCCAGATGGCCATCCACTGGTGCTCTACCTCAGGACTGAAGAAGATCACAATTTGACTGGACCCACCAGGCAACTGCTAGAAAGGGTCAATGCTGCAGACAAGGCTGCTAAACTCAAG GTGGTGGATCATAGTGGTTCTGCAGAGGAGGGGGCTGACCTCATTTATATTCAACTGGAGAAAGTCATCAAACAG GAGTTGCTGGGTCTTGAAGGAGCAGATGTTGATTCTATGGACTTTGGAATAGAAGAGGGACGTGAAGAAGACTCGGGAGATGTGCTGTGGGACCTGCACGATGAGCAGGAACAGATTGAGTCCTACCAGCAGGCCTGTAGCAGCAGCACCACGTCCCAGTTAGGCTTCCAGAAG TATATAGATCGTTTGAATGACATGATAGCTGCTCCACCTCCCACCCCTCCTCTGCTGGTGTCTGGTGGTCCAGGCTCAGGAAAGTCTCTCCTGCTCTCCAAATG GAtcgagcagcagcagaagcagtcCCCCAACACCTTGTTCCTTTATCATTTTGTTGGCCGCCCACTTTCAACAAGCACAGAGCCGGTTCTCATTATCAAACGCCTCACAGTCAAA CTGCTGCAGCACTTCTGGTCCATTTCTGGCTTGTCGATGGAGCCCAGTAAGATCTTAGAGGAGTTTCCCCGCTGGCTTGAAAGACTATCAGCACGCCATCAAGGAAACATTATAATCATCATCGACTCCATTGACCAAATACAG caagcagaaaaacacatgaagtgGCTAATTGACCCTCTCCCTGTCAACGTCCGAGTGGTGGTGTCTGTCAACGTCGAGACTTGTCCTCAAGCTTGGAG GTTATGGCCCACACTCCACTTAGACCCACTGAGTCCCAGGGAGGTCAGGAGCATTGTCAATGCAGAATGCCAGAGCATGGATCTCAAATTGACCAAGGATCAG GAGAAGAAGCTGGAAAGACATTGTCGCTCTGCATCAACCTGCAATGCATTGTATGTCACAATACTTGCAAGAATGATAATCAG TATATCAGGTTGTTCGCTGGAGAAGAGCCTGGAGCAGTGTTTACAGTGTCAGGACACCATGTCACTCTACCGTCTGGCACTCAAGATGACTCTGAACTCCCTCAACCCAGACAGAGAGCAACACATTATGAGAGAG atACTGTGCCTTGTATGTGCCAGCCATAATGGAgtgagtgaatcagaggtgctAGACCTTTTCCCAGAACTGGAGTTGcctgtcctgtcctctctgctTTACCGTCTGAACAGACTCTGCATTGTTACCCTCTGCTGTGGGCTCATCAGGTTTCAACACCTGCAG GCTTGGGAAGCTGTAAGGTTGGAGTTCCTGGGTGGAGGAAGTAGCTCGTCTGCCTACAGAGATAAACTCATACAGTATTTCAGTCAGCAACTCGG CCAGGACCGTGTGACGTGGCGTGTCGCAGATGAGCTGCCCTGGCTGCTCCAACAACAGGAGGATAGGACTAAATTACAGCTCAGCCTCCTGAACCTGTTCGTTTCCCAAAACCTCTACAAGAG GGGTCATTTCTCTGAGCTGCTAGCCTATTGGCAATATGTGGGCAAAGACAAAAGCTCCATGGCCACTGAGTACTTTGACTCCCTGAAACACTATGAGAAGAGCTGTGAGAGCGAAGACAGCATGACCAAGTTGGCAAACCTGTACGAGACCTTGGGACGTTTCCTCAAAGACCTGGGCCTCCCTAGTCAG GCAGTAGCACCTTTACAAAGGTCACTTGAGATTAGAGAGACAGCCCTGGACCCGGACCATCCCAGCGTAGCTCGCTCCCTGCACCAGCTGGCTGGGGTTTATGTTCAGTGGAAGAAGTATGGCAACGCTGAGCAGCTGTACAAGCAGGCCCTGGAGATCAGTGAGAATGCCTACGGAGCAGAGCATGCCAGCGTAGCACGAGAGCTGGAGTCACTTGCCATGCTCtatcagaaacaaaacaa GTATGAACAAGCAGAGAAACTCCGGAAGAGGTCAGTGAAGATCCGTCAGAAGACTGCTCGCCAGAAAGGTCACATG TACGGCTTCACTCTGTTGAGACGCAGAGCCTTACAGCTGGAAGAGCTGACCCTGGGAAAAGACTCTGCAGACTCAGCCAAGACACTTAATGAACTAGGTGTCCTGTACTACCTCCAAAACAACCTGGA TGCAGCCAAGATGTTCTTGACCCGCTCCCTGGAGATGCGTCAGCGTGTCCTCGGTCCAGATCACCCAGACTGTGCTCAGTCCCTCAACAACCTGGCCGCActtcacacagagaggagggagtatGAGATGTCTGAGGACATGTATGAGAGGGCGCTAGACATCCGCAAGAGGGCCTTGTCCCCAGACCATCCCTCGCTGGCTTACACACTCAAACACCTGGCCATGCTCTATAAACGCAGA gGGAAGCTGGAAAAGGCGGTGCCGCTGTATGAGCTGTCTCTGGAAATCAGGGAAAAAAGTTTTGGACCCAAACACCCCAGTGTGGCCACAGCGCTGGTCAACCTGGCTGTACTCTACTGCCAACTA AAGAATCACAGTGACGCCTTGCCTCTTTATGAACGAGCACTGAAAGTGTATGAGGATAGTTTGGGTCGCTCACACCCTCGGGTCGGAGAGACCCTAAAGAACTTGGCTGTGTTGAG CTATGAAGAGGGTGACTTCGAGAAGGCGGCAGAGCTTTACAAACGTGCAATGGAGATTAAGGAGGCAGAGCCATCGTTGGTGTGTGGGAACGCCCCGTCCCGTCACTCCTCCAGTGGGGACACGTTCAGCCTGAGGGGACCGGCTGCCCTCCCACATGCCCCGAGGTGA
- the nphp3 gene encoding nephrocystin-3 isoform X1 — translation MGTASSLVSPGEVIEDGYGGEGGEACEIPVEVKPKARLLRSSFRRGPRVIGASFKSTGSVDLEYAAEYERLRKEYEIFRVSKNNEISSMQKKEAKLDEENKRLRAELQALQKTYQKILREKESALEAKYQAMERAATFEHDRDKVKRQFKIFRETKEKEIQDLLRAKRDLEAKLQQLQAQGIQVYDLNDSDSDDNQTTVTAAGTQCEYWSGGVLGSEPSMGSMMQLQQTFRGPEFAHSLIDVEGPFANVSRDDWDAAVASLLQVSPHVPQALWSNTVRCYLIFTQETKAELDVFIKKHSPALRRMCEGLGHFYLNVCFPEENAASYDVERKQEIERSSVCVLLVKSTVTSSVVEDCDEAFVKNPDGHPLVLYLRTEEDHNLTGPTRQLLERVNAADKAAKLKVVDHSGSAEEGADLIYIQLEKVIKQELLGLEGADVDSMDFGIEEGREEDSGDVLWDLHDEQEQIESYQQACSSSTTSQLGFQKYIDRLNDMIAAPPPTPPLLVSGGPGSGKSLLLSKWIEQQQKQSPNTLFLYHFVGRPLSTSTEPVLIIKRLTVKLLQHFWSISGLSMEPSKILEEFPRWLERLSARHQGNIIIIIDSIDQIQQAEKHMKWLIDPLPVNVRVVVSVNVETCPQAWRLWPTLHLDPLSPREVRSIVNAECQSMDLKLTKDQEKKLERHCRSASTCNALYVTILARMIISSISGCSLEKSLEQCLQCQDTMSLYRLALKMTLNSLNPDREQHIMREILCLVCASHNGVSESEVLDLFPELELPVLSSLLYRLNRLCIVTLCCGLIRFQHLQAWEAVRLEFLGGGSSSSAYRDKLIQYFSQQLGQDRVTWRVADELPWLLQQQEDRTKLQLSLLNLFVSQNLYKRGHFSELLAYWQYVGKDKSSMATEYFDSLKHYEKSCESEDSMTKLANLYETLGRFLKDLGLPSQAVAPLQRSLEIRETALDPDHPSVARSLHQLAGVYVQWKKYGNAEQLYKQALEISENAYGAEHASVARELESLAMLYQKQNKYEQAEKLRKRSVKIRQKTARQKGHMYGFTLLRRRALQLEELTLGKDSADSAKTLNELGVLYYLQNNLDAAKMFLTRSLEMRQRVLGPDHPDCAQSLNNLAALHTERREYEMSEDMYERALDIRKRALSPDHPSLAYTLKHLAMLYKRRGKLEKAVPLYELSLEIREKSFGPKHPSVATALVNLAVLYCQLKNHSDALPLYERALKVYEDSLGRSHPRVGETLKNLAVLSYEEGDFEKAAELYKRAMEIKEAEPSLVCGNAPSRHSSSGDTFSLRGPAALPHAPR, via the exons ATGGGCACCGCCTCCTCTCTGGTCAGCCCAGGAGAGGTCATTGAGGATGGATATGGTGGTGAAGGAGGGGAAGCCTGTGAGATCCCAGTGGAGGTCAAGCCCAAAGCCAGACTCCTGCGCAGCTCCTTTCGCAGAGGACCTCGGGTGATTGGGGCCAGTTTCAAATCCACAGGTTCAGTGGATCTGGAGTATGCTGCCGAGTATGAAAGACTCCGGAAAGAGTATGAGATATTCCGCGTCAGCAAGAATAACGAGATCTCATCCATGCAAAAGAAGGAGGCGAAGCTGGATGAGGAGAACAAGAGGCTGAGAGCTGAGCTACAG GCTCTGCAGAAGACCTACCAGAAGATCCTTAGGGAAAAAGAGAGCGCTCTTGAGGCAAAATATCAAGCTATGGAGAGGGCTGCCACCTTTGAACATGACAGGGACAAAGTAAAACGACAGTTCAAG ATTTTCCgggagacaaaagaaaaggaaattcAGGATCTTCTGCGCGCCAAGAGGGACTTGGAGGCCAAACTGCAACAGTTGCAGGCTCAGGGCATCCAGGTCTATGACCTCAATGATTCTGACTCAGATGACAATCAAACCACGGTTACTG CTGCAGGGACACAGTGCGAGTACTGGTCTGGTGGTGTGCTGGGAAGTGAGCCCTCAATGGGAAGCATGATGCAATTGCAACAGACCTTTCGAGGACCGGAATTTGCCCACAGTTTGATAGATGTGGAAGGACCCTTTGCAAATGTGAGCAGAG atgACTGGGATGCTGCAGTGGCCAGTCTGCTTCAGGTCTCACCTCATGTTCCCCAGGCCTTGTGGAGTAACACAGTGCGCTGCTACCTAATCTTTACCCAGGAGACCAAAGCTGAGCTTGATGTCTTCATAAAG AAACACTCACCTGCGTTACGGAGAATGTGCGAAGGTCTAGGCCATTTCTACCTGAATGTCTGCTTCCCAGAGGAGAATGCTGCCTCGTACGATGTGGAGCGAAAGCAGGAGATTGAAAGGAGCTCCGTGTGTGTGCTTCTTGTCAAATCTACTGTCACTAG cTCTGTGGTGGAGGATTGTGATGAGGCTTTTGTGAAGAATCCAGATGGCCATCCACTGGTGCTCTACCTCAGGACTGAAGAAGATCACAATTTGACTGGACCCACCAGGCAACTGCTAGAAAGGGTCAATGCTGCAGACAAGGCTGCTAAACTCAAG GTGGTGGATCATAGTGGTTCTGCAGAGGAGGGGGCTGACCTCATTTATATTCAACTGGAGAAAGTCATCAAACAG GAGTTGCTGGGTCTTGAAGGAGCAGATGTTGATTCTATGGACTTTGGAATAGAAGAGGGACGTGAAGAAGACTCGGGAGATGTGCTGTGGGACCTGCACGATGAGCAGGAACAGATTGAGTCCTACCAGCAGGCCTGTAGCAGCAGCACCACGTCCCAGTTAGGCTTCCAGAAG TATATAGATCGTTTGAATGACATGATAGCTGCTCCACCTCCCACCCCTCCTCTGCTGGTGTCTGGTGGTCCAGGCTCAGGAAAGTCTCTCCTGCTCTCCAAATG GAtcgagcagcagcagaagcagtcCCCCAACACCTTGTTCCTTTATCATTTTGTTGGCCGCCCACTTTCAACAAGCACAGAGCCGGTTCTCATTATCAAACGCCTCACAGTCAAA CTGCTGCAGCACTTCTGGTCCATTTCTGGCTTGTCGATGGAGCCCAGTAAGATCTTAGAGGAGTTTCCCCGCTGGCTTGAAAGACTATCAGCACGCCATCAAGGAAACATTATAATCATCATCGACTCCATTGACCAAATACAG caagcagaaaaacacatgaagtgGCTAATTGACCCTCTCCCTGTCAACGTCCGAGTGGTGGTGTCTGTCAACGTCGAGACTTGTCCTCAAGCTTGGAG GTTATGGCCCACACTCCACTTAGACCCACTGAGTCCCAGGGAGGTCAGGAGCATTGTCAATGCAGAATGCCAGAGCATGGATCTCAAATTGACCAAGGATCAG GAGAAGAAGCTGGAAAGACATTGTCGCTCTGCATCAACCTGCAATGCATTGTATGTCACAATACTTGCAAGAATGATAATCAG CAGTATATCAGGTTGTTCGCTGGAGAAGAGCCTGGAGCAGTGTTTACAGTGTCAGGACACCATGTCACTCTACCGTCTGGCACTCAAGATGACTCTGAACTCCCTCAACCCAGACAGAGAGCAACACATTATGAGAGAG atACTGTGCCTTGTATGTGCCAGCCATAATGGAgtgagtgaatcagaggtgctAGACCTTTTCCCAGAACTGGAGTTGcctgtcctgtcctctctgctTTACCGTCTGAACAGACTCTGCATTGTTACCCTCTGCTGTGGGCTCATCAGGTTTCAACACCTGCAG GCTTGGGAAGCTGTAAGGTTGGAGTTCCTGGGTGGAGGAAGTAGCTCGTCTGCCTACAGAGATAAACTCATACAGTATTTCAGTCAGCAACTCGG CCAGGACCGTGTGACGTGGCGTGTCGCAGATGAGCTGCCCTGGCTGCTCCAACAACAGGAGGATAGGACTAAATTACAGCTCAGCCTCCTGAACCTGTTCGTTTCCCAAAACCTCTACAAGAG GGGTCATTTCTCTGAGCTGCTAGCCTATTGGCAATATGTGGGCAAAGACAAAAGCTCCATGGCCACTGAGTACTTTGACTCCCTGAAACACTATGAGAAGAGCTGTGAGAGCGAAGACAGCATGACCAAGTTGGCAAACCTGTACGAGACCTTGGGACGTTTCCTCAAAGACCTGGGCCTCCCTAGTCAG GCAGTAGCACCTTTACAAAGGTCACTTGAGATTAGAGAGACAGCCCTGGACCCGGACCATCCCAGCGTAGCTCGCTCCCTGCACCAGCTGGCTGGGGTTTATGTTCAGTGGAAGAAGTATGGCAACGCTGAGCAGCTGTACAAGCAGGCCCTGGAGATCAGTGAGAATGCCTACGGAGCAGAGCATGCCAGCGTAGCACGAGAGCTGGAGTCACTTGCCATGCTCtatcagaaacaaaacaa GTATGAACAAGCAGAGAAACTCCGGAAGAGGTCAGTGAAGATCCGTCAGAAGACTGCTCGCCAGAAAGGTCACATG TACGGCTTCACTCTGTTGAGACGCAGAGCCTTACAGCTGGAAGAGCTGACCCTGGGAAAAGACTCTGCAGACTCAGCCAAGACACTTAATGAACTAGGTGTCCTGTACTACCTCCAAAACAACCTGGA TGCAGCCAAGATGTTCTTGACCCGCTCCCTGGAGATGCGTCAGCGTGTCCTCGGTCCAGATCACCCAGACTGTGCTCAGTCCCTCAACAACCTGGCCGCActtcacacagagaggagggagtatGAGATGTCTGAGGACATGTATGAGAGGGCGCTAGACATCCGCAAGAGGGCCTTGTCCCCAGACCATCCCTCGCTGGCTTACACACTCAAACACCTGGCCATGCTCTATAAACGCAGA gGGAAGCTGGAAAAGGCGGTGCCGCTGTATGAGCTGTCTCTGGAAATCAGGGAAAAAAGTTTTGGACCCAAACACCCCAGTGTGGCCACAGCGCTGGTCAACCTGGCTGTACTCTACTGCCAACTA AAGAATCACAGTGACGCCTTGCCTCTTTATGAACGAGCACTGAAAGTGTATGAGGATAGTTTGGGTCGCTCACACCCTCGGGTCGGAGAGACCCTAAAGAACTTGGCTGTGTTGAG CTATGAAGAGGGTGACTTCGAGAAGGCGGCAGAGCTTTACAAACGTGCAATGGAGATTAAGGAGGCAGAGCCATCGTTGGTGTGTGGGAACGCCCCGTCCCGTCACTCCTCCAGTGGGGACACGTTCAGCCTGAGGGGACCGGCTGCCCTCCCACATGCCCCGAGGTGA